The following coding sequences are from one Lycium ferocissimum isolate CSIRO_LF1 chromosome 3, AGI_CSIRO_Lferr_CH_V1, whole genome shotgun sequence window:
- the LOC132050428 gene encoding pentatricopeptide repeat-containing protein At5g59600, which yields MVIGAKATDIYTKLLECYTQNGALQFGKALHAHLAINGLVNRTHFASKLIALYVECKHLSHARKLFDNIPKSDIRRWIVLIGAYARRGFYNEAMGVFSEMQRQGKKPNKFVLPSVLKACGRFNDYRSGEILHGVILKNEFEFDTYVVSALIDMYSKCGRVEKAKRVFYGVSDKDLVALNALVSGCVQHGIVKEALDLVEEMKVHGMKPNVVTYNTLIAGFSQADDRAMVFEVIELMQDNSLELDVVSWTSIISGLVQNFHNKDAFDMFKRMLDVGMCPSSATVSSILPACATVADLMRGKEIHSYAVVMGIEKDIYVRSALIDMYAKCGFICEAKHLFSETRERNTVTWNSMIFGCANHGYSSETIGLFDQMLREEETKPDHLTFVAAFTACSHAGLVQYGESLFKLMQEKYAIKPRLEHFACMVDLLGRAGKLDEAYNLIQSMSIEPDLFVWGALLGACRQHGNMDLAAVAAEMLAKLEPESAGSSVLLSGLYADASKWVNVAKVKRVIKKKKLQKVPGCSWVEVA from the exons ATGGTCATTGGCGCCAAAGCAACCGATATATACACAAAACTTCTTGAATGTTATACTCAAAATGGCGCCTTACAATTTGGCAAAGCATTACATGCACATTTGGCCATCAATGGATTGGTTAATCGAACACATTTCGCTTCAAAACTCATTGCTCTTTACGTAGAATGTAAGCACTTATCCCATGCACGTAAACTGTTCgacaatattcctaaatcagATATTCGACGTTGGATTGTTCTCATTGGTGCCTATGCTCGTCGCGGGTTTTATAACGAAGCAATGGGTGTTTTCTCTGAAATGCAAAGACAAGGAAAGAAGCCTAATAAGTTTGTTTTGCCCAGTGTGCTTAAAGCCTGTGGACGATTTAATGATTATCGATCAGGAGAGATATTGCACGGTGTGATTTTAAAGAATGAATTTGAATTCGATACATATGTTGTTAGTGCATTGATAGATATGTACTCAAAATGTGGTAGAGTTGAGAAGGCGAAGAGAGTGTTTTATGGCGTGTCGGATAAAGATTTGGTGGCATTGAACGCTTTGGTTTCGGGTTGTGTACAACATGGGATTGTAAAAGAAGCATTGGATTTGGTTGAGGAAATGAAAGTTCATGGTATGAAGCCTAATGTGGTGACATACAACACTCTGATCGCAG GGTTTTCACAAGCAGATGATCGAgctatggtttttgaagttaTTGAATTGATGCAGGACAATAGCCTCGAGCTAGATGTAGTTTCTTGGACTAGTATTATTTCCGGACTCgtgcaaaattttcataacaagGATGCTTTTGATATGTTTAAGCGAATGTTGGATGTTGGGATGTGTCCGAGTTCAGCTACGGTCAGTAGTATATTGCCCGCTTGTGCAACTGTGGCGGACTTGATGCGGGGTAAGGAGATACACAGTTATGCAGTAGTAATGGGTATCGAAAAGGACATATACGTAAGGAGTGCTCTCATAGACATGTATGCAAAATGTGGATTTATATGTGAAGcgaagcacttattttctgagACTCGTGAGAGAAATACTGTAACATGGAATTCAATGATTTTTGGCTGCGCGAATCACGGGTATAGCAGTGAAACAATTGGATTATTTGATCAAATGTTAAGAGAGGAAGAGACTAAACCCGATCACTTGACTTTCGTAGCAGCTTTTACAGCGTGTAGTCATGCTGGACTTGTGCAGTACGGAGAAAGTTTGTTTAAACTGATGCAGGAAAAATATGCGATTAAGCCAAGATTGGAGCATTTCGCGTGTATGGTGGATCTTTTAGGGAGAGCAGGGAAACTCGATGAGGCTTACAATTTGATTCAGAGCATGTCAATTGAACCGGATTTATTCGTTTGGGGAGCGTTATTAGGGGCATGTAGGCAGCATGGGAATATGGATTTAGCAGCGGTTGCAGCTGAAATGTTAGCTAAACTTGAACCTGAGAGCGCTGGGAGTAGTGTGTTGCTATCAGGTTTATATGCTGATGCAAGTAAGTGGGTAAATGTCGCGAAGGTGAAAAGGgtgatcaagaagaagaagctgCAAAAGGTTCCTGGCTGTAGTTGGGTAGAAGTTGCATAA
- the LOC132050429 gene encoding pentatricopeptide repeat-containing protein At2g13600-like, producing the protein MIRHKMILRSPAFHLCYNIAKQAILSNQIAYQVTTIHSLVYCTNPCFKDKYNESNNLNLDLLPQLHQNGVLLDQFSLNKVISTCAKLGSLSIGIQTHCQIIKMGFDSNVFINTSLVDMYGKCGIVLEAQKLFDEMPERNVVTWNAMISGYLDTLYSEKAIALFLEMLRESISPTPSSVSASLVGCVQLEACEFGVQLHGLCWKVGFALDVIVGTVLIDMYSKCIDLETSRRVFDQMPEKNVVTWTSMISCYAQYHCPFQAMVLFKEMMTLGIKPNYVTYTSLLSSFSCPDYLVHCEQVHCHVIQQCFNINHYLVVSLLSAYSGCSCNLKDFRKLCSDVMKWDEISWNAVISGFSNLGAGGEAFSCFSKMRRAGFTVDHYTFASISKAIGSISGLEEGMQTHCLALKAGHFSEIIIQNGLLSMYTRCGRLEDAQKIFTSMEERDLISWNTLLTGCAHHGYGRDVIIMFEEMRKNGIKPDLTTFLAVLSACRHAGLLDEGLIYFDLMKNDNSLPPPKVEHYACVVDLYGRGGHLHEAKAFINNMPIEPGPSVYKSLLSACQLHGNKELAVISAKKLVEICPNDPATYILLANVLASEGSWSDAEGQRKLMLDRGLSKKPGYSWL; encoded by the exons ATGATTCGACATAAAATGATTTTAAGATCACCTGCATTTCACCTATGCTACAACATAGCAAAACAAGCAATATTATCCAACCAAATTGCTTACCAAGTTACAACAATCCATAGTCTTGTTTACTGTACCAACCCATGTTTCAAAGACAAATACAACGAGTCAAACAACCTTAATTTAGACTTGTTACCTCAGTTACATCAAAATGGTGTTCTACTTGACCAATTTAGCCTCAATAAAGTCATCTCCACATGTGCAAAATTGGGTTCTTTATCAATTGGAATACAAACTCATTGTCAAATTATCAAAATGGGGTTTGATTCAAATGTATTTATCAATACATCTCTTGTTGATATGTATGGAAAATGTGGTATTGTACTAGAAGCACAGAAACTGTTCGATGAAATGCCTGAGAGAAATGTAGTGACATGGAATGCTATGATTTCTGGTTATCTGGACACCCTTTACTCCGAAAAGGCGATagcattgtttcttgaaatgtTAAGGGAAAGTATTAGTCCAACCCCATCAAGTGTTTCGGCTAGTTTAGTTGGTTGTGTTCAGTTAGAAGCATGTGAATTTGGGGTGCAATTGCATGGTTtgtgttggaaagttggttttgcTTTGGATGTTATAGTAGGGACTGTTTTGATTGATATGTATTCGAAATGTATCGATCTTGAGACTTCGAGGAGAGTTTTCGATCAAATGCCTGAAAAGAATGTTGTTACTTGGACTTCCATGATAAGTTGTTATGCACAATATCATTGCCCTTTTCAAGCTATGGTTTTGTTTAAGGAAATGATGACATTGGGAATTAAACCTAATTATGTTACGTATACGAGTTTGTTGAGCTCGTTTTCTTGTCCGGATTACTTGGTTCATTGTGAGCAGGTTCACTGTCATGTAATACAGCAGTGTTTTAACATTAATCATTACTTGGTGGTATCGTTGTTGTCTGCGTATTCGGGGTGTAGTTGTAACTTAAAGGATTTTCGTAAGTTGTGCTCTGACGTTATGAAATGGGATGAAATCTCCTGGAACGCAGTCATTTCCGGTTTCTCTAATTTAGGAGCCGGTGGAGAAGCGTTCTCCTGCTTTTCAAAAATGAGGCGGGCTGGTTTTACCGTTGATCACTACACATTTGCGAGCATTTCGAAAGCAATTGGGAGCATTTCAG GCCTGGAGGAGGGAATGCAGACCCATTGCTTAGCTCTGAAAGCAGGACATTTTTCTGAAATTATCATACAAAATGGGCTTCTTTCCATGTATACAAGGTGCGGTAGACTTGAAGATGCTCAGAAAATATTCACATCAATGGAGGAACGAGACCTTATATCGTGGAACACACTTCTTACAGGGTGTGCACATCATGGTTATGGTCGGGATGTGATTATAATGTTTGAAGAAATGAGGAAAAATGGTATTAAGCCAGATTTAACCACATTCCTTGCTGTTCTTTCGGCTTGTAGACATGCTGGCTTGCTCGACGAAGGGCTTATTTATTTTGACCTAATGAAGAATGACAATTCTCTACCACCACCAAAGGTAGAGCATTATGCTTGCGTAGTCGACCTTTATGGCCGTGGTGGTCATCTACATGAAGCAAAGGCCTTCATTAACAATATGCCAATAGAGCCAGGACCTTCGGTTTATAAAAGTCTACTGAGTGCTTGCCAGCTTCATGGTAATAAGGAACTTGCTGTGATTTCTGCCAAGAAGCTTGTTGAAATATGCCCTAATGATCCCGCAACATATATACTGCTAGCAAATGTCCTAGCATCGGAAGGGAGTTGGAGCGACGCAGAGGGACAGCGGAAGCTTATGTTGGATAGAGGATTGAGTAAGAAACCTGGTTATAGCTG